From one Bacteroides intestinalis DSM 17393 genomic stretch:
- a CDS encoding DUF4301 family protein → MITPQDKELLMQKGISEEQIAEQLACFEKGFPYLKLAAAASLEKGILAPAADEQKLYLDAWDAYTRTDKVVVKFVPASGAASRMFKNLFEFLGADYDAPETKFEKTFFEQIEKFAFYDDLNAACEKMSGKDISALVSEGNYKAVVAALLEAAGLNYGALPKGLLKFHRYEDGNRTPLEEHLVEGALYAANKNGKVNVHFTVSPEHRRLFEALVADKAAVYAKKYGVDYNVTFSEQKPSTDTIAADMDNQPFRDNGKLLFRPGGHGALIENLNDLDADVIFIKNIDNVVPDKLKGDTVLYKKLIAGVLVALQQKAFAYLELLDSGRYTHEQVIEILQFLQKKLFCKNPETKNLEDAELVLYLKEKLNRPMRVCGMVKNVGEPGGGPFLAYNSDGTISLQILESSQIDMDDPEKKEMFEKGTHFNPVDLVCAVRDYKGRKFDLVNFVDKATGFISYKSKNGKDLKALELPGLWNGAMSDWNTVFVEVPLGTFNPVKTVNDLLRDQHQ, encoded by the coding sequence ATGATAACACCGCAAGACAAAGAGTTGCTTATGCAAAAAGGTATCTCAGAAGAACAGATAGCCGAACAACTGGCTTGTTTCGAGAAAGGTTTTCCATATTTGAAGCTGGCTGCTGCCGCTTCTCTGGAAAAAGGAATTCTGGCTCCTGCAGCAGATGAGCAAAAGCTCTATCTCGATGCATGGGACGCTTATACCCGGACAGATAAGGTTGTAGTGAAGTTTGTTCCTGCATCAGGTGCAGCGAGCCGTATGTTCAAGAATTTGTTCGAATTTCTCGGAGCTGATTATGATGCCCCCGAAACTAAATTTGAAAAGACATTCTTTGAACAGATTGAAAAATTCGCTTTCTATGATGATTTGAATGCTGCCTGTGAGAAGATGTCTGGAAAAGATATTTCTGCGTTGGTGTCTGAAGGAAACTATAAAGCCGTAGTTGCTGCACTGCTTGAAGCAGCAGGATTGAATTACGGTGCATTGCCGAAAGGTCTGCTGAAATTCCACAGATATGAAGACGGTAACCGTACACCGCTGGAAGAACATCTTGTAGAGGGTGCGCTCTATGCAGCTAATAAGAATGGTAAAGTAAATGTGCATTTTACAGTTTCTCCCGAACACCGCCGTTTGTTTGAAGCATTGGTAGCAGATAAAGCGGCTGTTTATGCAAAGAAATACGGAGTAGATTATAATGTAACTTTCTCTGAGCAGAAACCGAGTACGGATACAATTGCTGCCGATATGGATAATCAACCTTTCCGTGATAATGGTAAGTTGCTGTTCCGTCCGGGCGGCCATGGTGCATTGATCGAAAATTTGAATGACCTGGATGCAGATGTGATCTTTATTAAGAATATCGATAATGTGGTGCCCGATAAGCTGAAAGGTGATACTGTGCTCTACAAAAAGTTGATTGCCGGAGTATTGGTTGCTTTGCAACAAAAGGCATTTGCTTATCTGGAACTTTTGGACAGTGGCAGATATACTCATGAACAGGTGATTGAAATACTGCAATTCCTGCAAAAGAAACTCTTCTGTAAGAACCCTGAAACCAAGAATCTGGAAGATGCCGAACTTGTACTTTATCTGAAAGAGAAGTTGAACCGTCCGATGCGTGTATGCGGTATGGTGAAGAATGTAGGCGAACCGGGTGGTGGTCCGTTCCTGGCATATAACAGTGACGGAACTATTTCTTTGCAAATTCTTGAAAGCTCTCAAATTGATATGGATGATCCGGAGAAAAAAGAAATGTTTGAGAAAGGAACGCACTTCAATCCTGTAGATCTGGTTTGTGCCGTACGTGATTATAAAGGCCGTAAGTTTGACCTTGTAAACTTCGTAGATAAAGCTACCGGTTTTATTTCTTACAAATCGAAGAATGGTAAGGATCTTAAAGCACTGGAACTTCCCGGTTTGTGGAACGGTGCAATGAGTGACTGGAATACAGTATTTGTAGAGGTGCCTCTAGGTACATTCAATCCGGTGAAGACGGTGAATGATTTGCTGAGAGATCAACATCAATAA